The following are encoded together in the bacterium genome:
- the ilvA gene encoding threonine ammonia-lyase, biosynthetic — protein MDVAAEYLSRILRARVSDIAIETPLEPARRLSARLDNTVLIKREGLQPAFSFKIRGAYNKMRLLDAEQRRRGVIAASAGNHAQGVAMAGGTLDIDALIVMPTTTPAIKVDAVRALGGRAVLHGDTFDDAYGHAREIAAAEQRVFIHPYDDADVIAGQGTIAAEILRQSRQPIDAVFVPVGGGGLIAGIAAYVKAVSPQTRVVGVEPDDSNAMQAALAAGEPVMLDSVSLFADGVAVRQVGAEPFRVARVCVDEMVLVNTDEICAAIKDIFEDTRAIAEPAGALGVAGLTRWVARGGARGRVLVAIESGANLNFDRLRYISERTETGAHAEVLLAVRIPEEKGSFRRFCGALGERAITEFNYRFSDPARADIFVGLKVRAGDDDRRALIAALQAQGYPVTDLTDNEVAKSHVRYMVGGRARVPDEVLYRFEFPERPGALLRFLNQMGERWNISLFHYRNHGAADGRVLAGMQVAAGERAALRQFLADLGYPYHEETDNPAYAVYLAG, from the coding sequence ATGGACGTCGCCGCCGAGTACCTGAGCCGCATCCTGCGCGCCCGCGTCTCCGACATCGCCATCGAGACGCCGCTCGAACCGGCGCGGCGGCTGTCGGCCCGGCTGGACAACACGGTGCTGATCAAGCGCGAGGGATTGCAGCCGGCCTTCTCGTTCAAGATCCGCGGCGCCTACAACAAGATGCGCCTGCTCGACGCCGAGCAGCGCCGGCGCGGGGTCATCGCCGCCTCCGCCGGCAACCACGCGCAGGGCGTGGCGATGGCCGGCGGCACGCTCGACATCGACGCGCTGATCGTCATGCCGACGACGACGCCGGCGATCAAGGTCGACGCCGTGCGCGCCCTCGGCGGCCGCGCCGTGCTGCACGGCGACACCTTCGACGACGCGTACGGCCACGCGCGCGAGATCGCCGCCGCCGAGCAGCGGGTGTTCATCCACCCCTACGACGACGCCGACGTGATCGCCGGCCAGGGGACGATCGCCGCCGAGATCCTGCGCCAGTCGCGCCAGCCGATCGACGCCGTCTTCGTGCCGGTCGGCGGCGGCGGCCTGATCGCCGGCATCGCCGCCTACGTCAAGGCGGTGAGCCCGCAGACGCGCGTCGTCGGCGTCGAGCCCGACGACAGCAACGCCATGCAGGCGGCGCTGGCCGCCGGCGAGCCGGTGATGCTGGACAGCGTGTCGCTGTTCGCCGACGGCGTCGCGGTGCGCCAGGTGGGGGCGGAGCCGTTCCGCGTCGCCCGCGTCTGCGTCGACGAGATGGTGCTCGTGAACACGGACGAGATCTGCGCCGCGATCAAGGACATCTTCGAGGACACGCGCGCCATCGCCGAGCCCGCCGGCGCGCTCGGCGTCGCCGGCCTGACCCGCTGGGTGGCGCGCGGCGGCGCCCGCGGCCGCGTGCTGGTGGCGATCGAGAGCGGCGCCAACCTCAACTTCGACCGCCTGCGCTACATCAGCGAGCGCACCGAGACGGGCGCCCACGCCGAGGTGCTGCTGGCGGTGCGCATCCCGGAGGAGAAGGGCAGCTTCCGCCGCTTCTGCGGCGCGCTCGGCGAGCGCGCCATCACCGAATTCAACTATCGCTTCTCCGACCCGGCGCGCGCCGACATCTTCGTCGGCCTCAAGGTGCGCGCCGGCGACGACGACCGGCGGGCGCTCATCGCGGCGCTGCAGGCGCAGGGCTACCCGGTCACCGACCTGACCGACAACGAGGTCGCCAAGTCGCACGTCCGCTACATGGTCGGCGGCCGCGCCCGCGTCCCCGACGAGGTGCTCTACCGCTTCGAATTCCCCGAGCGCCCGGGCGCCCTGCTCCGCTTCCTCAATCAGATGGGCGAGCGCTGGAACATCAGCCTCTTCCACTACCGCAACCACGGCGCCGCCGACGGTCGCGTCCTCGCCGGCATGCAGGTGGCCGCCGGCGAGCGCGCCGCCCTGCGCCAGTTCCTCGCCGACCTCGGCTACCCGTACCACGAGGAAACCGACAACCCCGCCTACGCCGTCTACCTGGCGGGATGA
- a CDS encoding Uma2 family endonuclease, translated as MPRTTQATRAGALTYRDLWHTPDDGNRWEIIGGEVYVSPAPFVPHQQVVFNLASLLRAHVRAYRLGQVLIARVAVVLERPSGVQPDVVFVARARRRIIQEKGIFGAPDLIVEVTSPSTASRDRGMKLDLYARVGVPHYWLVDPKRGTLRALRLAGDRYAAEAEIGPRGRFTPSRFPRLSVRMREVLAP; from the coding sequence ATGCCACGCACGACGCAGGCAACGCGCGCCGGAGCGCTCACCTATCGCGACCTCTGGCACACGCCCGACGACGGCAACCGCTGGGAGATCATCGGCGGGGAGGTGTACGTGAGCCCGGCGCCGTTCGTGCCCCATCAACAGGTCGTGTTCAATCTGGCGTCGCTCCTGCGCGCCCATGTGCGGGCATATCGCCTGGGACAGGTGCTGATCGCCCGCGTCGCCGTGGTGCTCGAGCGCCCCAGCGGCGTGCAGCCGGACGTGGTGTTCGTCGCCCGCGCCCGCCGCCGCATCATCCAGGAGAAGGGAATCTTCGGCGCCCCGGACCTGATCGTCGAGGTCACCTCGCCGTCGACCGCCTCCCGGGACCGCGGCATGAAGCTCGACCTCTACGCCCGCGTCGGCGTGCCCCACTACTGGCTGGTCGATCCCAAGCGCGGCACCTTGCGCGCCCTCCGCCTGGCGGGCGATCGCTACGCCGCCGAGGCCGAGATCGGGCCGCGCGGCCGCTTCACCCCGTCGCGCTTCCCACGCCTCAGCGTGCGCATGCGCGAGGTCCTGGCGCCCTGA
- a CDS encoding outer membrane lipoprotein-sorting protein encodes MRRPMLLVLPLLVLTALPAHAADSPTALLQRMKRWLEPAQPSTRQLAMSVRTGAEVAQWTAGQARGSVDGRNYALTVLLAPADLRGTALLVQEQPNGPDREWLYLPYLRRVREVLPVDEFESFLNTEFTYADVGFVEIGNRDVSSGGSDTVDGVAAVKVQEVPKDKRTFARIVTWVVPETGQPLKREYYDVANRLWKTETFEHVADIHGIPTAQRVRIEDVQTGYGSEYRTAEIAYGIPIPPELFDPAQLAKAADSPLWK; translated from the coding sequence ATGCGCCGACCAATGCTGCTGGTCCTCCCGCTGTTGGTCCTCACCGCTCTCCCGGCTCACGCCGCCGATTCGCCGACGGCGCTGCTGCAGCGCATGAAGCGCTGGCTCGAGCCGGCGCAGCCGAGCACGCGCCAACTGGCGATGAGCGTCCGCACCGGCGCCGAGGTTGCGCAGTGGACCGCCGGGCAGGCGCGCGGCAGCGTCGACGGCAGGAACTACGCGCTCACCGTGCTGCTCGCGCCGGCGGACCTGCGCGGCACCGCGCTGCTGGTGCAGGAACAGCCGAACGGCCCCGACCGCGAGTGGCTCTACCTGCCGTACCTGCGCCGGGTGCGCGAGGTCCTGCCTGTGGACGAGTTCGAGTCGTTCCTCAACACCGAGTTCACCTATGCGGACGTCGGCTTCGTCGAGATCGGCAACCGCGACGTGAGCAGCGGCGGCAGCGACACCGTCGACGGCGTCGCCGCGGTGAAGGTGCAGGAAGTGCCCAAGGACAAGCGCACCTTCGCCAGGATCGTCACCTGGGTGGTGCCGGAGACCGGCCAGCCGCTCAAGCGCGAGTATTACGACGTGGCCAATCGCCTGTGGAAAACGGAAACCTTCGAGCACGTCGCCGACATCCACGGCATCCCGACCGCGCAGCGGGTGCGCATCGAGGACGTGCAGACCGGGTATGGCAGCGAGTACCGCACCGCCGAGATCGCCTACGGCATTCCCATTCCGCCGGAGCTGTTCGACCCGGCGCAGCTCGCCAAGGCCGCCGACAGCCCGCTGTGGAAGTAG
- a CDS encoding chloride channel protein — protein sequence MARMLWRQVVWLLAAAAAGGGALYFVYAERWSLLFAARLREVSPYLPPLLLGVGMVVIMRARDRLFPGTEGTGIPQAIVALRLGEGPTRASVLSLRILVGKMILLTMALFAGATVGREGPSVHVAACALYLANRLASFAPNHVERGLILAGGAAGIGAAFNAPIAGLVFAIEEIGRAFEKNNASLMIRTVLVACLACVAVLGNYLFYGRVEAGLADARAWLWLPLIGAAGGLLGGAFARAVVVATPRVSRLNRRRPYVVAASLGLAMAVLGVISGGLTYGAGDAQVMAVLRGEPLPFYYPLAKAAANYLALISAIPGGLFTPSLSVGAGLGDLAAPLLVGIPRQAVILLAMGAYFCGVVQSPMTVAIIIVEMTEARQLLLPLLVTTVAAYHASRLLCPESIYEALADGFATRLRVGAPPAG from the coding sequence ATGGCGCGGATGCTGTGGCGGCAGGTGGTCTGGCTGCTGGCGGCGGCCGCCGCGGGCGGCGGCGCGCTGTACTTCGTCTATGCCGAGCGCTGGTCGCTGCTGTTCGCGGCGCGGCTGCGCGAGGTGTCGCCGTATCTGCCGCCGCTGCTGCTCGGCGTCGGCATGGTCGTCATCATGCGGGCGCGCGACCGCCTCTTCCCCGGCACCGAGGGCACCGGCATCCCGCAGGCGATCGTGGCGCTGCGGCTCGGCGAGGGACCGACGCGGGCGTCGGTGCTGTCGCTGCGCATCCTGGTGGGCAAGATGATCCTGCTCACCATGGCCCTGTTCGCCGGCGCCACCGTCGGCCGCGAGGGACCGTCGGTGCACGTCGCCGCCTGCGCCCTCTACCTCGCCAACCGGCTCGCCAGCTTCGCGCCCAACCACGTCGAGCGCGGCCTCATCCTCGCCGGCGGCGCGGCCGGCATCGGCGCCGCCTTCAACGCCCCGATCGCCGGCCTGGTGTTCGCGATCGAGGAGATCGGCCGCGCGTTCGAGAAGAACAACGCCAGCCTGATGATCCGCACCGTCCTCGTCGCCTGCCTGGCGTGCGTCGCGGTGCTCGGCAACTATCTGTTCTACGGCCGCGTCGAGGCCGGCCTCGCCGACGCCCGCGCCTGGCTCTGGCTGCCGCTCATCGGCGCCGCCGGCGGGCTGCTGGGGGGCGCCTTCGCGCGCGCGGTGGTGGTGGCGACGCCGCGGGTCTCCCGCCTCAACCGGCGGCGGCCGTACGTCGTCGCCGCCTCGCTCGGCCTCGCCATGGCGGTGCTCGGGGTGATCAGCGGCGGCCTGACCTACGGCGCCGGCGACGCGCAGGTGATGGCGGTGCTGCGCGGCGAGCCGCTGCCCTTCTACTATCCGCTCGCCAAGGCGGCGGCGAACTACCTGGCGCTGATCAGTGCCATCCCCGGCGGCCTGTTCACGCCCAGCCTGTCGGTGGGCGCCGGGCTCGGCGACCTGGCCGCGCCGCTGCTCGTCGGCATCCCCCGCCAGGCGGTGATCCTGCTGGCGATGGGCGCCTACTTCTGCGGCGTCGTGCAGAGCCCGATGACGGTGGCGATCATCATCGTCGAGATGACCGAAGCGCGGCAGCTCCTGTTGCCGCTGCTCGTCACCACCGTGGCCGCCTATCACGCCTCCCGGCTGCTGTGCCCCGAGTCGATCTACGAGGCCCTGGCCGACGGCTTCGCGACCCGGCTCCGCGTCGGTGCGCCACCGGCCGGCTGA
- a CDS encoding nucleotidyltransferase domain-containing protein, which translates to MRSMLTDAQIAAFLRDAIPGLIAVYRFGSTAGGQTRADSDVDIAFLATAPVDAMERFATQERLAARMGRDVDLVDLGRASTVMRMQVVSTGVLLAALDAAAQERFEDLTYSAYARLNEERREILEQIRREGRVHGG; encoded by the coding sequence GTGCGGTCGATGCTGACCGACGCGCAGATCGCCGCCTTCCTGCGCGACGCGATCCCGGGGCTGATCGCCGTCTATCGCTTCGGCTCCACCGCCGGCGGCCAGACGCGTGCCGACAGCGACGTGGACATCGCCTTCCTCGCCACCGCGCCAGTGGACGCGATGGAGCGGTTCGCGACGCAGGAGCGCTTGGCGGCCCGCATGGGGCGCGACGTGGACCTGGTCGACCTGGGCCGCGCCTCGACGGTCATGCGCATGCAGGTCGTCTCGACCGGCGTCCTCCTGGCGGCGCTCGACGCGGCGGCGCAGGAGCGCTTCGAGGACCTCACGTACTCGGCCTACGCGCGCCTCAACGAAGAGCGCCGGGAGATTCTCGAACAGATCCGTCGCGAGGGACGCGTGCATGGCGGATGA
- a CDS encoding DUF86 domain-containing protein, with protein MADDIVLNKAAIIERCIARVREEYGGDPRNLTDNITRQDSIILNLQRACEAAIDVAMHAVRRRRLGIPQETRDAFRVLQEAGVLSPPLADRLMRMVGFRNVAIHDYRRLDLDVVRAIVTAHLDGFLAFTAALLTTPEE; from the coding sequence ATGGCGGATGACATCGTCCTCAACAAGGCCGCCATCATCGAACGCTGCATCGCGCGCGTGCGCGAGGAGTACGGCGGCGATCCGCGCAACCTGACCGACAACATCACCCGTCAGGACTCCATCATCCTGAACCTCCAGCGCGCCTGCGAGGCGGCGATCGACGTGGCCATGCACGCCGTGCGGCGTCGCCGGCTCGGCATCCCCCAGGAGACGCGCGACGCCTTCCGCGTCCTGCAAGAGGCCGGCGTGCTGTCGCCGCCGCTCGCCGACCGCCTCATGCGGATGGTGGGCTTCCGCAATGTGGCCATCCACGACTACCGGCGGCTGGATCTCGACGTCGTGCGGGCGATCGTCACCGCGCATCTCGACGGCTTCCTCGCCTTCACGGCGGCGCTGCTGACGACGCCGGAGGAGTAG